From Saprospiraceae bacterium, one genomic window encodes:
- a CDS encoding Glu/Leu/Phe/Val dehydrogenase, translating to MEKLDHFLEKRPFLIFEWKDEYSDAEAWLVINSLKGGASGGGTRMRQGLTKEEVVSLAKVMEVKFNVCGPPIGGAKSGINFNPSDPRKKEVLERWFQAVSPLLKAYYGTGGDLNVDEVRDVFPITESLGIFHPQEGVLSGHFGFDQWNKRKALENLDAGCKLSVKSDLYSPDLSNGAYTVADMITGYGVAESIIQYLQIFEGSEVAGKTCVVQGWGNVGSAAAYYLGQAGVKIIGILDRQFSLTKKEGLSFEEIRELFLKKEGNQLYSSDAKPSAEVLDYIWDWGPDIFIPAAASRIVTADQLDRLVNSGTKIVACGANVPFVEDQIIYGDTSRVYDQKLTIIPDFISNCGMARTFHFLMASKDLPTENEIFEDVAKTLGLALQKVKMQADENKGFFENALSVFVK from the coding sequence GTGGAAAAATTAGACCATTTTTTAGAAAAGAGACCTTTCTTAATATTTGAGTGGAAAGATGAATATTCTGATGCAGAAGCATGGTTGGTGATCAACTCATTAAAAGGAGGTGCAAGTGGTGGTGGGACAAGAATGCGTCAAGGTTTGACAAAAGAGGAAGTCGTATCCTTGGCTAAGGTGATGGAAGTCAAATTTAATGTATGCGGACCTCCTATAGGTGGTGCTAAATCAGGGATTAATTTTAATCCTTCAGATCCGAGAAAGAAGGAAGTGCTGGAGAGATGGTTTCAGGCAGTTAGTCCCTTGCTTAAAGCTTATTATGGAACCGGAGGGGATCTGAATGTAGATGAAGTTAGGGATGTTTTTCCAATCACAGAATCTCTTGGGATTTTTCACCCGCAGGAAGGAGTCCTTTCCGGTCATTTTGGATTTGATCAATGGAATAAAAGAAAAGCCCTGGAAAACCTGGATGCAGGATGTAAATTATCGGTCAAAAGTGATTTATACTCCCCGGATTTGTCGAATGGAGCCTATACGGTTGCTGATATGATAACGGGATATGGAGTTGCAGAATCTATTATTCAATACCTTCAAATTTTTGAAGGGAGTGAAGTAGCTGGTAAAACCTGCGTTGTACAGGGATGGGGAAATGTTGGTTCAGCCGCAGCTTACTATTTAGGACAAGCGGGTGTCAAAATAATTGGAATTTTAGACAGGCAATTTAGTTTAACTAAAAAAGAGGGATTATCCTTTGAAGAAATCAGGGAATTGTTTCTAAAAAAAGAAGGAAATCAGCTTTATTCCTCAGATGCAAAGCCGTCGGCTGAGGTATTGGATTATATTTGGGATTGGGGCCCTGATATTTTTATTCCTGCTGCTGCAAGCAGAATAGTTACCGCAGATCAACTTGACCGTTTGGTAAATTCCGGAACAAAGATTGTTGCTTGTGGGGCAAATGTTCCTTTTGTTGAAGATCAGATAATTTATGGAGATACCTCCAGGGTATATGATCAAAAATTGACCATTATCCCCGATTTTATCTCTAATTGTGGAATGGCCAGAACCTTCCATTTTTTAATGGCCAGTAAAGATCTTCCAACAGAAAATGAAATCTTTGAAGATGTGGCAAAAACCCTTGGCTTAGCACTGCAGAAGGTCAAAATGCAAGCCGATGAGAATAAGGGTTTTTTTGAAAATGCACTCAGTGTATTTGTTAAGTAG
- a CDS encoding SCP2 sterol-binding domain-containing protein, which translates to MTAKEFLFELPSKINLNLLEGLETVFHFELEGENSGPVTIVIKGNEVKVEEGLIGEPNCVVKATDENFKKILKGELNPMMALLTGKLKVVNQTEMMKFAKILGWM; encoded by the coding sequence ATGACTGCAAAGGAATTTTTGTTTGAACTCCCATCCAAAATCAATTTGAATCTGTTAGAAGGCCTGGAGACTGTTTTTCATTTTGAGTTGGAAGGAGAAAATAGCGGTCCTGTGACCATAGTCATCAAGGGAAATGAAGTAAAAGTAGAGGAAGGTTTGATTGGTGAGCCTAACTGTGTGGTGAAAGCAACAGATGAAAATTTTAAAAAAATTTTAAAGGGTGAACTTAATCCTATGATGGCGCTGCTAACTGGAAAACTGAAAGTTGTGAACCAAACTGAAATGATGAAATTCGCCAAAATATTGGGTTGGATGTAA
- the murF gene encoding UDP-N-acetylmuramoyl-tripeptide--D-alanyl-D-alanine ligase: protein MTEDQIYALLEHKLDKIVTDSRQIKEGDIFFALKGPNFNGNQFAIQAIEKGAQFAVVDELPMDASDQIITVQNALICLQNLSKLHRKKMNPFVIGITGSNGKTTTKELLYSILSRYDETIATIGNLNNQIGVPLTLLKLKPHHKYIILEMGANKPGDIAELSSIADPDLGLITSLGKAHLEGFGSFENLVATKFELFDYVDRKNGYLFYNMNDIHIKGQYQAKGNHITFSDTGFDSHFEYTLLKSHPTLRFSQTKPMINENFESSLFGHHNYQNAIAAISISEHLGVPVSMIVAGISDYIPSNMRSQILQWRGNLVILDAYNANPASMKHALESLCMFDQNPKWAILGKMAELGAESTFEHEQILQHALSSDIEKIVCIGEEWPVKKDGKLLYFGNVNEAKKEIQTMNLKAKTILIKGSRSATLEKLLQD from the coding sequence ATGACAGAGGACCAGATTTATGCTTTACTTGAGCACAAACTCGATAAAATTGTTACGGACTCAAGACAGATTAAAGAAGGAGATATTTTTTTCGCGCTCAAAGGACCTAATTTTAATGGCAACCAATTTGCCATCCAAGCGATTGAAAAAGGTGCCCAATTCGCAGTAGTGGATGAACTGCCAATGGATGCTTCCGATCAAATTATAACTGTTCAGAACGCATTAATTTGCCTGCAAAATTTATCCAAACTGCATCGAAAAAAAATGAATCCTTTTGTCATTGGTATTACCGGGTCTAATGGCAAAACTACGACCAAAGAACTTTTGTATTCCATTTTATCAAGGTATGATGAAACCATTGCGACGATCGGAAATTTGAATAACCAAATAGGTGTTCCGTTGACCTTGTTAAAATTAAAACCTCATCACAAGTATATAATCCTTGAGATGGGTGCAAATAAGCCCGGTGATATAGCTGAGCTTAGTTCTATCGCTGACCCAGACCTTGGACTAATTACAAGCTTAGGTAAAGCACATTTAGAAGGATTTGGAAGTTTTGAAAATTTGGTGGCGACCAAATTTGAGTTATTTGATTATGTAGATCGCAAAAATGGCTATTTGTTCTACAACATGAATGATATTCACATAAAAGGACAATATCAGGCAAAAGGCAATCACATTACCTTTTCAGACACAGGATTTGATTCCCACTTTGAATACACCCTATTAAAATCACATCCTACTTTGCGATTTAGCCAAACAAAACCAATGATCAATGAAAACTTTGAATCAAGTTTGTTTGGACATCACAATTATCAAAATGCAATTGCTGCGATAAGTATTTCTGAGCATTTGGGAGTGCCAGTTTCAATGATTGTGGCCGGTATCAGCGATTATATTCCTAGTAATATGAGATCTCAGATTCTACAATGGAGGGGAAATCTGGTTATTTTAGATGCTTATAATGCCAATCCGGCATCTATGAAACATGCATTGGAAAGTTTGTGCATGTTCGATCAAAATCCAAAATGGGCCATTCTGGGAAAAATGGCCGAATTGGGAGCAGAATCTACCTTCGAACATGAACAAATTTTGCAGCATGCTTTAAGTTCAGACATCGAAAAAATAGTATGCATTGGAGAGGAATGGCCAGTTAAAAAGGATGGGAAGCTCTTATACTTTGGTAATGTAAATGAAGCCAAGAAGGAAATTCAAACCATGAACTTAAAAGCCAAAACGATTTTGATAAAAGGTTCCAGATCTGCTACATTAGAGAAGCTTTTACAGGATTAA
- a CDS encoding methionyl-tRNA formyltransferase, with the protein MRIVFFGTPDFAVDSLEELAKHFEVVAVVTATDKVGGRNHKLLESAVKIWAVKNRCKLFQPKNLKNVHFHETLKALNPDLFVVVAFRMLPASLLSIPPLGTINLHGSLLPKYRGAAPIQRAILNGEQKTGLTTFFINKEIDTGDLLMQTELSIDPMDNFETLYQKMKKEGSLLLVKTIHSLQTNSIKPIQQHNEDASYAPKITSADLEIDWNRTSEEIYHQIRAFSPAPGARTIHNHQIFKITKAIPHQEVHSYRPGIWKIELPKMLKIYCKDGYLQILEIQAESKRKMNIADFLNGLQNFN; encoded by the coding sequence ATGAGGATCGTATTTTTTGGAACTCCGGATTTTGCAGTTGATTCATTAGAAGAGCTTGCAAAACACTTTGAAGTGGTTGCTGTAGTTACTGCAACTGATAAAGTCGGTGGTAGAAATCATAAACTCCTTGAATCAGCTGTAAAAATTTGGGCCGTAAAAAATCGCTGTAAACTGTTTCAACCGAAAAATTTGAAAAATGTCCATTTTCATGAAACTTTAAAAGCCTTAAATCCCGATCTGTTTGTTGTAGTGGCTTTCCGCATGCTTCCTGCTTCCTTATTAAGCATTCCTCCATTGGGTACCATTAATTTGCATGGTTCTCTCCTGCCAAAATATCGTGGAGCAGCACCCATCCAAAGAGCCATCCTGAATGGTGAACAAAAAACCGGATTAACAACTTTTTTCATAAACAAAGAAATTGATACCGGAGATCTCTTGATGCAAACCGAGCTGTCTATTGACCCCATGGATAATTTTGAAACTCTCTATCAAAAAATGAAAAAAGAAGGAAGCCTACTTTTGGTAAAAACCATTCATTCACTACAAACCAATTCAATTAAACCCATACAACAACACAATGAGGATGCAAGCTATGCTCCAAAAATCACTTCGGCAGATTTGGAAATTGATTGGAATCGAACTTCAGAAGAAATCTACCATCAAATTAGAGCTTTCAGTCCGGCGCCAGGTGCTAGAACAATTCACAATCATCAAATTTTTAAAATAACAAAGGCTATACCTCATCAGGAAGTTCATTCATATCGTCCGGGTATATGGAAAATTGAGTTGCCAAAAATGCTAAAAATATATTGCAAAGATGGCTACCTTCAAATATTAGAAATACAAGCTGAATCCAAAAGAAAGATGAATATTGCAGACTTTCTGAATGGGCTACAAAATTTCAATTAG
- a CDS encoding SUMF1/EgtB/PvdO family nonheme iron enzyme, whose translation MKVKVFSMVLLFATILLIASCSKKDNKSSATGWKYNDPEYGGFEKVDYEGQVTGPNLVLIEGGTFTMGLTEEDVTYEWNNIPRRVTVSSFYMDETEVTNINYREYCFWLGRVFKSYPDVMRAALPDTLVWREELALNEPFIETYFRFPSYDDYPVVGVSWLQATEYCKWRTDRVNEMILIERGILNPNPDQVDSENFNTKSYLNGQYQGNVRKNLEDISTGGERSVRFEDGILLPEYRLPTEAEWEYAALALVGKQSINKDELYTDKRFYPWDGNTARYKRRDKHMGEILANFKKSGGDYMGMAGKLNDRAHITAPVRTYWPNDFGLYNMGGNVSEWVEDVFRPLTSTTLRDVENHDLNPFRGNEFKELILDESGAPVEKDTLGRLQYQAVKDSAVSDRENYNRGDVKDWRDDDSDRIEYLYGQSSLINKKSRVVKGGSWADRLFWLSPGARRYKDEDKSDRTIGFRCAMTRTGGPTGNEDAGGIEFNRKQPKIKRSYK comes from the coding sequence ATGAAAGTCAAAGTATTTTCAATGGTGTTGCTTTTTGCGACAATTTTATTGATCGCTTCTTGTAGCAAGAAGGATAACAAGTCTTCCGCAACTGGGTGGAAGTACAATGACCCAGAATATGGTGGGTTCGAAAAAGTAGATTATGAAGGACAGGTGACAGGCCCTAATTTGGTGCTGATCGAAGGTGGTACTTTTACCATGGGTCTCACTGAAGAAGATGTAACTTATGAGTGGAACAATATTCCAAGAAGGGTTACAGTATCATCTTTTTATATGGATGAAACAGAAGTTACCAATATCAACTACAGGGAATACTGCTTCTGGTTAGGTCGGGTTTTTAAATCATATCCGGACGTTATGCGAGCTGCCTTGCCAGATACTTTGGTTTGGAGAGAGGAGCTAGCCTTGAATGAGCCTTTTATAGAAACCTATTTTAGGTTTCCTTCGTATGACGATTATCCGGTAGTTGGAGTGAGCTGGTTACAGGCTACCGAATACTGCAAATGGAGAACGGATCGGGTCAACGAAATGATTTTGATTGAAAGAGGTATATTAAACCCCAATCCTGATCAGGTCGATTCAGAGAATTTTAATACCAAGTCTTATTTAAATGGCCAATATCAGGGCAATGTCAGAAAAAATCTGGAAGACATTTCCACAGGTGGAGAGCGTTCCGTCCGTTTTGAAGATGGTATTCTACTTCCGGAATACCGTTTACCTACAGAGGCTGAATGGGAATATGCTGCTTTGGCGCTGGTTGGTAAACAATCCATAAATAAAGATGAATTGTACACTGACAAGAGATTTTATCCATGGGATGGTAACACAGCAAGATACAAAAGAAGAGACAAACACATGGGTGAGATCCTTGCCAACTTTAAAAAGTCTGGAGGTGATTATATGGGTATGGCAGGTAAGTTGAATGACAGGGCTCACATCACTGCACCGGTAAGAACTTATTGGCCCAATGACTTTGGTCTGTATAACATGGGTGGCAATGTTTCTGAATGGGTAGAAGATGTTTTTAGACCTTTGACATCTACCACTTTACGGGATGTTGAAAACCATGATTTAAACCCATTCAGAGGAAATGAATTCAAGGAATTGATATTGGATGAATCAGGAGCACCTGTTGAAAAAGATACTTTGGGAAGATTGCAATATCAGGCTGTGAAGGATTCTGCGGTAAGCGATCGTGAAAACTACAACAGAGGTGATGTAAAAGATTGGAGAGACGATGATTCTGATCGCATTGAATATTTGTATGGTCAGTCATCTTTGATCAATAAAAAATCAAGGGTGGTGAAAGGTGGTTCCTGGGCCGACAGATTGTTCTGGTTGTCTCCCGGGGCAAGGAGATACAAGGATGAAGACAAATCAGACAGGACGATAGGATTTCGTTGTGCAATGACCCGCACCGGAGGACCAACCGGTAATGAAGATGCCGGTGGAATCGAATTTAACCGCAAACAACCCAAGATAAAAAGAAGTTACAAATAA
- a CDS encoding OmpA family protein, whose product MIRKLSLILLIWTYHLVLFGQTDSLKLQDTTKILIPNASSESKKASSPKYPPKPKHAWELGLHFGHLLIDGDVDQWKPLSGYGLGIHVRRAIHYVFSIRLDATYGRTFGLEPQPYGASLEPEQFYQEPNGTNRAVFNGYNRNAPWFPAYRTEIYSMSLQGILNIGNILFHKERNKWNWYLVVGAGTYHHRTFLDLRDGNGNNYSDLLNRVPFNNIDFNTRQGRSDIRDAIKNIYDGDYETEAFKKRGIFRLADKHNIHFAFTGGMGIARKINKRINIGIEHSFIISDNDYLDGIKYRSDVDQTNNNDVIHYTQLRLAINLGNLNKIKEPLYWLNPIDGIYEDLAELKARPIYDPTDTDGDGVIDLIDLEPNSAMNAPVNTKGVTLDSDKDGLVDHLDAEPFSPPGTNVDEKGVAIVPPKMTEEDVNRLINNKLGNALDKDGNLKTCCPPDWFLPMVHFNLDEYCVKPQYYPQLQHVADVMKTHPDLKIVVKGHTDIRHSDEYNLVLSYNRAKWTIDYIVEKYKLPRERFILMYGGESAPYGSIHSIDRRVEFWVAKEGDKEMERPQGPEAGHCRKKMVRKAAKLKTDTGTEDDKKSGY is encoded by the coding sequence ATGATTCGAAAATTAAGTTTAATCCTCCTTATTTGGACATATCATTTGGTTTTGTTCGGTCAAACAGATTCTTTAAAATTGCAGGACACCACCAAAATCTTAATCCCGAATGCTAGTTCGGAAAGCAAAAAAGCCAGTTCACCAAAATATCCTCCAAAACCAAAACATGCCTGGGAATTAGGCCTTCATTTTGGTCACTTGCTAATAGATGGGGATGTGGATCAATGGAAACCACTCTCTGGTTATGGACTTGGAATTCACGTGCGCAGGGCGATTCATTATGTTTTTTCGATTCGCTTGGACGCGACTTACGGAAGAACATTTGGACTAGAACCACAGCCTTATGGCGCCAGTCTTGAACCTGAACAATTTTATCAGGAGCCCAATGGCACCAATCGAGCAGTTTTTAATGGATACAACCGAAATGCACCATGGTTTCCCGCTTATCGGACAGAGATCTATTCTATGTCACTGCAAGGAATATTGAATATTGGCAACATCCTATTCCACAAAGAGAGAAATAAGTGGAACTGGTACCTGGTGGTTGGAGCAGGAACTTATCATCATCGCACCTTTTTAGATCTAAGGGATGGAAATGGAAATAATTATTCAGATTTATTAAACAGGGTTCCATTCAACAATATTGATTTCAATACAAGGCAGGGCAGATCTGATATTAGGGATGCGATTAAGAATATTTATGACGGTGATTATGAAACAGAAGCCTTTAAAAAGAGAGGCATTTTTAGACTTGCAGATAAACACAACATTCACTTCGCATTTACAGGAGGAATGGGTATTGCAAGAAAAATAAACAAACGAATTAACATTGGAATTGAACATTCATTTATTATTTCTGACAATGATTATCTGGATGGAATAAAGTACCGTTCTGATGTGGATCAAACGAACAACAATGATGTTATTCATTATACTCAATTGAGATTGGCCATTAACCTTGGTAATTTGAATAAGATAAAGGAACCACTTTATTGGCTCAACCCAATTGATGGTATTTATGAAGATTTGGCAGAGTTAAAGGCAAGACCCATTTACGACCCAACGGATACAGATGGAGATGGAGTCATTGATTTAATAGACTTAGAGCCAAATTCAGCAATGAATGCGCCGGTGAACACAAAAGGTGTCACTTTAGATAGCGATAAGGATGGATTGGTAGATCATCTGGATGCAGAGCCATTTTCACCTCCAGGCACCAATGTGGATGAAAAAGGAGTGGCAATTGTACCTCCAAAAATGACCGAGGAAGATGTCAATCGATTAATCAATAATAAACTTGGAAATGCCCTGGACAAAGATGGCAATCTGAAGACCTGTTGTCCTCCGGATTGGTTTTTACCAATGGTGCATTTCAATTTAGATGAATATTGCGTAAAGCCGCAGTATTATCCACAGTTGCAGCATGTAGCAGATGTGATGAAAACCCACCCGGACCTAAAAATTGTAGTAAAAGGACATACAGATATCAGACATTCTGATGAATACAATTTGGTGCTATCTTACAATAGAGCAAAGTGGACCATTGATTATATCGTAGAGAAATACAAGTTGCCCAGAGAGAGATTTATCTTAATGTATGGAGGAGAATCAGCTCCTTATGGTAGCATTCATTCCATCGACCGCAGGGTTGAATTTTGGGTAGCCAAAGAAGGCGATAAAGAAATGGAAAGGCCACAAGGACCTGAAGCAGGACATTGTCGTAAAAAGATGGTGAGAAAAGCCGCAAAGCTTAAAACAGATACAGGAACAGAAGATGACAAGAAATCCGGTTATTGA